A genome region from Tenebrio molitor chromosome 4, icTenMoli1.1, whole genome shotgun sequence includes the following:
- the LOC138128632 gene encoding inner nuclear membrane protein Man1-like has translation MVDVDNLTDAELRSKLIEFGFPVMPITGTTRKTMTKKLKMLLENKSKISKENRRSLGRYSSEDESDSDAKSAKRDKYKRATMAAPLMQPPQVRKRPSKVEPTVVEPPPVRKEVKTTTTTRTTKILQAAHDEFDTGSESDEVADKYGGGSSFRKESPALSDGFKKTPSPSRLPPSFASASSAADAASDKINQIRSRLSQYNSGYDKSYYTSPTEDLLKEKENTPFLSNFTKRLSQLSESPKSAGFEYKSDIIKENDVNGGGSTRAYLNSYRATRGRPTTYDYRVPNQNIFKNNFVPFMVLVVAFLFFIIVAIVYLGIRSDTSLEVTATVPICVKTDVNSKRYVNCVLEDEVKPAINLLKAIKPELNRRALKNKCDNNRAKPYMTENDTVEYVTANFAVKDKARVTTDLNNLEVLSFFNPSCGVSVLQVQEDGVTFIESAIAADMEQVVEGRRNKVTALISRHPYIPWKCYFYNTIWSLLSVVSSLVGGVAILYALNVAFKWYKQQRQREQEEEMALVENIIDVLQSNATDTGDNYMVVNHVRDMILPINERKNKQKLWARAVQYIHENESRIRTEERTVQGEYAEVWRWLGGSNLSTSRNKSWQGQAFETQVGSVNSLPCSPTPCLKVRGMVEEGDRNTHAIKKAVLGKCAHQCRILHCAVDTNSNCVYLKCADPSDAAVAYRNLHGWWYAGNLVTVKYLRLERYMQRFPDSPVSGPPYLQ, from the exons ATGGTGGACGTGGACAATTTAACCGACGCCGAGCTGCGGTCGAAGTTGATTGAGTTTGGCTTCCCAGTAATGCCCATCACGGGCACGACCCGCAAGACCATGACGAAGAAGCTGAAGATGCTGCTGGAGAACAAGAGCAAGATCAGCAAGGAGAATCGGCGCTCACTGGGGCGCTACTCCAGCGAGGACGAGAGCGACTCAGACGCCAAGTCGGCCAAGAGGGACAAGTACAAGCGGGCGACGATGGCGGCGCCGCTGATGCAGCCGCCGCAGGTGCGCAAGCGGCCGAGCAAGGTCGAGCCGACGGTGGTGGAGCCGCCACCCGTCAGAAAAGAGGTGAaaaccaccaccaccaccagGACCACGAAGATCCTCCAGGCGGCGCACGACGAGTTCGACACGGGGTCGGAGTCCGACGAGGTGGCCGACAAGTACGGCGGCGGGTCGAGCTTCCGCAAGGAGAGCCCCGCGTTGAGCGACGGCTTCAAGAAGACGCCGTCCCCGAGCAGGCTTCCGCCCAGCTTCGCGTCCGCGTCGTCGGCGGCGGACGCGGCGTCGGACAAAATCAACCAGATCAGATCGAGACTGTCACAGTACAACTCAGGGTATGACAAATCGTACTATACGTCACCGACGGAGGATTTGTTGAAGGAGAAGGAGAACACGCCGTTCTTGAGCAACTTCACCAAGAGGCTGTCGCAGCTGTCGGAGAGCCCCAAGTCCGCGGGATTCGAGTACAAGAGCGACATCATCAAGGAGAACGACGTAAACGGAGGTGGCTCCACCAGAGCCTACCTGAACAG TTACAGGGCCACCAGAGGGCGTCCCACCACCTACGACTACCGAGTGCCCAACCAGAACATCTTCAAGAACAACTTCGTCCCGTTCATGGTGTTGGTCGTcgcgtttttgtttttcatcatCGTCGCCATTGTTTATTTAGGCATTCGGTCCGATACATCACTGGAAGTTACCG CCACCGTGCCTATTTGTGTTAAAACTGACGTCAACTCGAAGAGGTACGTCAACTGCGTCCTGGAGGACGAGGTCAAGCCGGCGATCAACCTCCTCAAGGCCATCAAGCCCGAGCTGAACAGGAGGGCCCTCaaaaacaagtgcgacaacaATAGAGCCAAGCCCTACATGACCGAGAACGACACGGTGGAGTACGTCACTGCCAACTTCGCCGTTAAG GACAAAGCGCGGGTCACCACCGACCTGAACAACCTGGAGGTGTTGTCGTTCTTCAACCCCTCGTGCGGCGTGAGCGTGCTGCAAGTCCAAGAAGACGGCGTCACGTTTATCGAGAGCGCCATCGCAGCCGACATG GAACAAGTGGTTGAGGGTCGGCGCAACAAAGTGACGGCGTTGATCTCGCGCCACCCTTACATCCCCTGGAAGTGCTACTTCTACAACACGATCTGGTCTCTGCTGAGCGTGGTGAGCTCTCTCGTAGGGGGCGTGGCCATACTGTACGCCCTCAACGTCGCCTTCAAATGGTACAAACAGCAGCGCCAGAGAGAGCAAGAAGAGGAGATGGCCTTGGTGGAGAACATCATCGACGTCCTCCAGTCGAACGCCACCGACACCGGCGACAACTACATGGTGGTCAACCACGTCCGCGACATGATCCTGCCAATCAACGAGCGCAAAA ACAAGCAGAAACTGTGGGCGCGCGCGGTCCAATACATCCACGAGAACGAATCGCGCATCCGGACGGAGGAAAGGACGGTGCAAGGGGAATACGCGGAGGTGTGGCGATGGCTCGGGGGCTCCAATCTCAGCAC GTCGAGGAACAAGAGCTGGCAGGGCCAGGCGTTCGAGACGCAAGTCGGCTCGGTGAACAGTCTGCCGTGCTCGCCGACGCCATGTCTCAAGGTCAGAGGGATGGTGGAGGAGGGCGACCGCAACACCCACGCCATCAAGAAGGCGGTGCTGGGCAAGTGCGCACATCAATGCAGAATCTTGCACTGCGCGGTCGACACGAATTCGAACTGCGTCTATCTGAAGTGCGCCGATCCGAGCGACGCCGCCGTGGCCTACAGGAATCTCCACGGGTGGTG GTACGCGGGGAACCTGGTCACGGTCAAATATCTGCGACTGGAGAGGTACATGCAGAGGTTCCCGGACTCGCCGGTCAGCGGACCGCCATACCTACAATaa